The following coding sequences lie in one Amycolatopsis cihanbeyliensis genomic window:
- a CDS encoding ABC transporter permease: MGGSLIVAGRGRGELGGFVLRRLAAVLPVLLAALTLSFAMIHLVPGDPVRTMLGAGGPPTLEQEQALRHELGLDRPIPAQYLDFLGNAVLGDFGRSINTGAPVADLIGAAAPGSAALAVTALALGCLLGAGGALLAEITRWRPLRTVLNALPVLAMSMPGYWVAILMIQIFSFQLGWFPATGQDGFAALVLPAATMALPAAGVIAQVLATGLRQAGAESYVLTARSKGAGPWRVQFRHTLRNASLPTITVVGTTVGNLLAAAVVAETVFGRQGLGRLTVTAITTHDLPVLQGMVALLGVLYVAVNLVVDVVYAYVDPRVTSGRRE, encoded by the coding sequence ATGGGTGGCTCGCTGATCGTGGCCGGTAGGGGGCGGGGGGAGCTCGGCGGGTTCGTCCTGCGTCGGCTCGCCGCGGTGCTTCCCGTGCTGCTGGCCGCGCTCACGCTGTCCTTCGCGATGATCCATCTGGTCCCCGGCGACCCGGTCCGGACCATGCTGGGTGCCGGTGGACCGCCCACGCTGGAGCAGGAGCAGGCCCTGCGCCATGAACTCGGCCTCGATCGGCCGATCCCGGCCCAGTATCTCGATTTCCTGGGGAACGCCGTGCTCGGCGACTTCGGCCGCTCGATCAACACGGGGGCCCCGGTCGCGGATCTGATCGGTGCGGCCGCACCGGGCAGCGCGGCGCTCGCGGTCACCGCGCTGGCGCTGGGGTGCCTGCTCGGTGCGGGCGGGGCGCTACTCGCCGAGATCACCCGCTGGCGGCCGCTGCGCACGGTACTGAACGCGCTGCCGGTGCTGGCGATGTCGATGCCCGGTTACTGGGTGGCCATCCTGATGATCCAGATATTCTCCTTCCAGCTCGGCTGGTTCCCGGCCACCGGGCAGGACGGCTTCGCCGCGCTGGTGCTGCCCGCGGCCACCATGGCGTTACCGGCCGCCGGTGTGATCGCGCAGGTCCTGGCCACCGGGCTGCGGCAGGCGGGCGCCGAGAGCTACGTACTCACCGCGCGGTCGAAGGGCGCGGGCCCGTGGCGCGTGCAGTTCCGGCACACCCTGCGCAACGCGAGCCTGCCCACGATCACCGTGGTCGGTACGACGGTCGGCAACCTGCTCGCGGCCGCGGTGGTGGCCGAGACGGTGTTCGGACGCCAGGGGCTCGGACGGCTGACCGTCACCGCGATCACCACCCACGACCTGCCCGTGCTACAGGGCATGGTGGCCCTGCTCGGCGTGCTCTATGTCGCGGTGAATCTCGTGGTGGACGTGGTGTACGCCTATGTCGATCCGCGCGTGACCTCGGGGCGGAGGGAGTGA
- a CDS encoding AfsR/SARP family transcriptional regulator — protein sequence MSGRIQLRVSRQSSLLTALILRANRVVSVEQLIEAVFGEDRGGPAAIYTYVSRIRRALNEVEPGGGERIVTRPTGYLLRIEPGELDVDVFRQHVERGRRAAAAGHWEDASEEYESGLTLWRDSAMVDVSSESLCRNEIARLTEERLTTLERRIAADLELGRHEDLIGELRVLAADQPLREQFWAQLMLALYRSGRAAEALDVYQQVRTMLADELGIDPGGELQRLHQAMLVNDPTLGASPAATPAVATPPVRPLPPPAQLPPDIVSFVGREDIIARVTEFLSAEPREAPPVVVFEGLPGVGKTTLAQRVAHKLRDHFPDGQLYVSLHGYSHAAPITPADVLPRFLRALGVSAEVIPLDLDEQVALYRSILADKRMLVVLDNAGSAGHVRSLIPAGEQCAVLVTCRDDLRGLTALQGARRISLDVLEPEVAVSLLATVIGDERVPAEPEAAHELARLCGYLPLALRIAAANLSSRPYREIRSYVAELRAADRLANLAIQGDEQAAVRAAFDLSYATLKPDEATLFRYLGLVPGPHFTTHAAAALFDTTVEGVRPLLEHLRIANLVQDYGSDRFHFHDLLRHYAVEQSEAMDSGEAREAAVRRLFSLHLGATVTASQIVEPNREQPEPPKDMAAVELPRLNTVAQTKAWMDAEFGDLQAALAHAAEHGPYAYGWRMAVAMGAPLALSTRFTEWVLTTQIGLECALRSDEPQGEAIMHTALGFAYLTSGHQALAIQQLGQALRGGAQFGNPEYEVGCRYTLGLANLWTGRLTEAGENLKASLELCRRHGFADQEADAIHGVGITHRYLGELDEALRWLTESVEVGRDRGGPYTHGVRLFGLGMAYRDLGRFSEALDTLAETSRIFQRLGNAFGESRSLNGLSSIYRELDRLDTAHDTARRSLALSREIKHRRTEADALNALAAVLERLDRLDESQDYYREALAVAESMGPYAYGTLEARIGLATVLRRLSRWGEAREQAEVAMSFVRTSRFRLHAGAALLALAQLELETGNPAAAAVSAEAARTVCTETGQQLGEARARQLLARLNRDPGATKETPESLFRNWK from the coding sequence GGCCGGCCACTGGGAAGACGCGTCCGAGGAGTACGAGAGCGGCCTCACGTTGTGGCGGGACTCCGCCATGGTCGACGTGTCATCCGAATCGCTGTGTCGCAACGAGATCGCTCGGCTCACCGAGGAACGCCTGACCACGCTCGAGCGGCGGATCGCCGCCGACCTCGAGCTGGGCCGGCACGAGGACCTGATCGGCGAACTTCGTGTGCTCGCCGCGGACCAACCGCTTCGCGAGCAGTTCTGGGCACAGCTCATGCTCGCGCTCTACCGCAGCGGGCGCGCGGCCGAGGCGCTGGACGTCTACCAGCAGGTACGCACCATGCTCGCCGACGAGCTCGGCATCGACCCAGGGGGCGAGCTGCAGCGTCTGCACCAGGCGATGCTGGTCAACGATCCTACCCTCGGCGCGTCACCGGCGGCGACCCCCGCGGTGGCCACACCGCCCGTACGGCCGTTGCCCCCTCCGGCACAGCTACCGCCGGACATCGTCAGTTTCGTCGGCAGAGAGGACATCATCGCGCGGGTCACCGAGTTCCTCTCCGCCGAGCCACGGGAAGCGCCGCCGGTGGTGGTCTTCGAGGGACTACCGGGCGTTGGCAAAACCACACTCGCTCAGCGGGTGGCACACAAACTGCGTGATCACTTCCCGGACGGCCAGCTGTACGTCAGCCTGCACGGTTACTCGCACGCCGCACCGATCACCCCGGCCGACGTGCTTCCCCGGTTCCTTCGAGCCCTCGGCGTCTCCGCCGAGGTCATCCCGCTCGACCTGGACGAGCAGGTCGCGCTGTACCGCTCGATCCTCGCGGACAAGCGGATGCTCGTGGTGCTGGACAACGCCGGCTCCGCGGGCCACGTCCGCTCGCTGATCCCGGCGGGCGAGCAGTGCGCGGTCCTGGTCACCTGCCGCGACGATCTGCGCGGGCTCACGGCGTTGCAGGGCGCCCGTCGAATCAGCCTCGACGTCCTCGAACCCGAGGTCGCGGTCTCGCTGCTGGCCACGGTCATCGGCGACGAGCGGGTTCCGGCCGAGCCCGAAGCCGCGCACGAGCTCGCCCGGCTCTGCGGGTACCTGCCGCTGGCGCTGCGGATCGCCGCGGCGAACCTTTCCAGCAGACCGTACCGGGAGATCCGGTCCTACGTGGCCGAGCTGCGCGCCGCCGACCGGCTGGCCAACCTCGCCATCCAGGGCGACGAGCAGGCTGCCGTTCGGGCCGCGTTCGACCTCTCCTACGCGACGCTCAAACCGGACGAGGCCACGCTGTTCCGCTACCTGGGGCTGGTGCCGGGACCCCACTTCACGACGCACGCGGCGGCCGCGCTGTTCGACACCACCGTCGAGGGCGTGCGGCCGCTGCTCGAGCACCTCAGGATCGCCAACCTGGTGCAGGACTACGGCTCCGACCGGTTCCACTTCCACGACTTGCTCCGGCACTACGCCGTCGAGCAGAGCGAGGCCATGGACAGCGGGGAGGCAAGGGAAGCCGCCGTGCGGCGCCTGTTCTCGCTGCACCTCGGCGCGACGGTCACCGCGTCGCAGATCGTCGAACCCAACCGGGAACAACCCGAGCCACCGAAGGACATGGCCGCGGTGGAGTTGCCCCGGCTGAACACCGTCGCGCAGACCAAGGCGTGGATGGACGCCGAGTTCGGCGATCTGCAGGCCGCGCTCGCGCATGCCGCGGAACACGGACCGTACGCCTACGGCTGGCGCATGGCCGTCGCGATGGGCGCCCCGCTCGCCCTCAGCACCCGGTTCACCGAATGGGTGCTGACCACCCAGATCGGGCTCGAGTGCGCGCTGCGGTCGGACGAACCGCAGGGCGAGGCGATCATGCACACCGCGCTCGGGTTCGCGTACCTCACCTCGGGCCACCAGGCACTGGCCATTCAACAGCTCGGCCAGGCACTGCGCGGCGGCGCGCAGTTCGGCAACCCGGAGTACGAGGTCGGCTGCCGCTACACGCTCGGCCTGGCCAACCTGTGGACCGGCCGGCTGACCGAAGCCGGCGAGAATCTGAAGGCATCGCTGGAACTCTGCCGCCGCCACGGGTTCGCCGACCAGGAGGCGGACGCCATTCACGGGGTCGGGATCACGCACCGCTACCTCGGCGAACTCGACGAAGCGTTGCGGTGGCTGACCGAGTCGGTCGAGGTCGGCCGCGATCGCGGGGGGCCGTACACGCACGGGGTGCGCCTGTTCGGCCTTGGCATGGCATACCGGGACCTCGGCCGGTTCTCCGAGGCGCTGGACACGCTCGCCGAGACCTCGCGGATCTTCCAGCGACTGGGGAACGCCTTCGGGGAAAGCCGCAGCCTCAACGGGTTGTCCAGCATCTACCGGGAACTCGACCGGCTGGACACCGCCCACGACACCGCGCGGAGGTCACTCGCGCTGTCCAGGGAGATCAAGCACCGGCGCACCGAGGCCGACGCCTTGAACGCGCTGGCGGCGGTTCTGGAACGCCTCGACCGGCTCGACGAGTCGCAGGACTACTACCGAGAGGCACTCGCCGTCGCCGAAAGCATGGGACCGTACGCCTACGGTACGCTCGAAGCCCGGATCGGCTTGGCGACCGTGCTGCGTCGACTTTCCCGGTGGGGCGAAGCGCGCGAGCAGGCTGAAGTGGCCATGAGTTTTGTCCGCACCAGCCGCTTCCGGCTGCATGCGGGGGCGGCGCTGCTGGCCCTGGCACAGCTCGAACTGGAGACGGGCAATCCAGCCGCCGCGGCCGTGAGCGCGGAGGCCGCGCGCACGGTGTGCACCGAAACCGGGCAGCAACTCGGCGAGGCGCGGGCGCGGCAACTGCTCGCGCGGCTCAACCGTGACCCCGGCGCCACGAAGGAAACGCCTGAGAGCCTGTTCCGGAACTGGAAATAG
- a CDS encoding glutathione S-transferase family protein: MSSTPRAAEPVDIDKYGPYGQPPSKPPAGAPKQERPGPAFPNRITADGSAEFPAEPGRYHLYAAHPCPFSQRVLIAREMKGLEEVITVSILDPMRDSRGWALREGPGHGLDEVNGFAYLREAYEASGFEGHYSTPVLWDRKTGRIASNDFRNLDTDVATAFDRWAGREIDLYPADLRGEIDELNEFLFDKVHNGPYKCGFAPSQEFYETEVRSLFAALDELDARLADRRYLFGDRLTLSDIRLWVTLVRFDVVYLTHFKANLRRITDYPNLWPYARDLYQDNAFRGTTNFDHIKRHYFGTHTWINPSRIVPLGPDLDWEAPHGRETR; this comes from the coding sequence ATGAGCAGCACTCCACGGGCCGCGGAACCAGTGGACATCGACAAGTACGGGCCGTACGGCCAGCCGCCGAGCAAACCGCCTGCGGGAGCGCCGAAGCAGGAACGACCGGGGCCGGCGTTCCCGAACCGGATCACGGCCGACGGCTCCGCGGAGTTTCCGGCGGAGCCGGGCCGCTACCATCTCTATGCGGCGCACCCCTGCCCGTTCTCCCAACGCGTGCTGATCGCCAGGGAGATGAAGGGCCTCGAGGAGGTGATCACGGTATCCATTCTGGACCCGATGCGGGACAGCCGAGGGTGGGCGCTGCGCGAGGGTCCTGGGCACGGTCTGGATGAGGTGAACGGGTTCGCCTACCTGCGTGAGGCGTACGAGGCGTCCGGCTTCGAAGGGCACTACTCGACCCCGGTGCTCTGGGACCGGAAGACCGGCAGGATCGCCAGCAACGACTTCCGGAACCTGGACACCGACGTGGCCACCGCGTTCGACAGGTGGGCCGGCCGGGAGATCGACCTGTACCCGGCGGACCTGCGCGGCGAGATCGACGAGCTCAACGAGTTTCTCTTCGACAAAGTCCATAATGGGCCATACAAGTGCGGTTTCGCGCCGTCCCAGGAATTCTACGAGACCGAGGTGCGTTCGCTTTTCGCCGCACTCGACGAGCTCGACGCTCGCCTTGCCGATCGGCGCTACCTGTTCGGTGACCGGCTCACGTTGTCCGACATCCGGCTCTGGGTGACCCTGGTCCGGTTCGACGTCGTGTACCTCACTCATTTCAAGGCCAACCTGCGCAGGATCACCGACTACCCGAACCTGTGGCCCTACGCCCGCGACCTCTACCAGGACAACGCCTTCCGCGGCACCACGAACTTCGACCACATCAAGCGCCACTACTTCGGCACGCACACCTGGATCAACCCGTCCCGGATCGTCCCGCTCGGCCCCGACCTCGACTGGGAGGCCCCACACGGCCGGGAAACTCGGTAG
- a CDS encoding ABC transporter permease: MVFEPPEALVPPSAGRTRHALRRLARSPAAILATATLLVMLVAMVVPDLVSGHDPEAVDPAHLLRPPSWAHPFGTDQLGRDLFSRVVHSARPSLGVALGATALAVLAGSVIGLLAGFVGGWLDAVLMRVVDVLLAFPALLLALAVVAVLGSSAVNVAIAVGLSNLATFARVVRAQVLHVRTRPYVAAATLSGVRAHLVLLRHVVPNVAGPVVLLGLLGIGVAMLASSSLSFLGFGPSPPETDWGTLAAAGRDYIGTAWWLTTFPGLAVAATVLAATTFGRVQQRQGVRR, from the coding sequence ATGGTCTTCGAGCCGCCCGAAGCGCTCGTGCCGCCCTCGGCGGGGCGGACGCGCCACGCGCTGCGGCGACTCGCGCGCAGCCCCGCGGCGATTCTCGCCACGGCCACCCTGCTGGTGATGCTGGTCGCCATGGTCGTCCCGGACCTGGTCTCGGGCCATGACCCCGAGGCGGTCGATCCGGCCCACCTGCTGCGGCCGCCGAGTTGGGCGCACCCGTTCGGCACCGACCAACTCGGCCGCGACCTGTTCAGCCGGGTCGTGCACAGCGCTCGGCCCTCGCTGGGGGTCGCCCTCGGTGCGACCGCACTCGCGGTGCTCGCCGGTTCGGTGATCGGCCTGCTCGCCGGGTTCGTCGGTGGCTGGCTCGACGCGGTGCTGATGCGCGTGGTGGACGTCCTGCTCGCGTTTCCGGCGCTGTTGCTGGCACTGGCGGTGGTGGCCGTGCTGGGCAGTTCCGCGGTGAACGTGGCGATCGCGGTCGGGCTGTCCAACCTGGCCACGTTCGCCCGGGTGGTTCGCGCGCAGGTGCTGCACGTCCGGACGCGACCGTACGTGGCGGCGGCCACGCTGTCCGGGGTGCGCGCGCATCTGGTGCTGCTGCGGCACGTCGTCCCGAACGTGGCCGGCCCGGTGGTGCTGCTCGGCCTGCTCGGGATCGGTGTGGCCATGCTGGCCTCCTCGTCGCTGAGTTTCCTCGGGTTCGGTCCGAGCCCACCGGAAACCGACTGGGGGACACTGGCCGCAGCGGGACGGGACTACATCGGCACGGCCTGGTGGTTGACCACGTTCCCCGGTCTGGCGGTTGCCGCGACCGTGCTCGCGGCAACCACGTTCGGCCGGGTCCAGCAGCGGCAAGGGGTTCGCCGATGA
- a CDS encoding cytochrome P450 family protein produces the protein MVDVSPVVLGDDFIQDRHALYRQLRRETPVRQAIMPDGLRVWLVTRYEDARVALTSPSLSKDSRRATPLHERQQEDEGGGTPAFLNEVLQSHMLNMDPPHHTRLRKLVTKAFTLRRIERLRPRVEQIAQHLLEGLDGQDEVELLEDYAFPLSINVAGELFGVPEDERSYFRGISKDIAFGTPEEQGAGASAMADYLRGLVARKREDPADDLVTGLVQARDEDDRLNETELVAMVFLVLSAGFESTGNQIGNGVFALLTNPDQLAALRAEPELPGGAIEELLRYDGAAGTTTLRFTTEPVKLGDVEVPEGEFVLIPLGAPNHDETRFPDAGRLNISRDASGHLAFGHGVHHCLGAPLARLETRVAIERLLERFPELTLAVPAEEVRYRDNILFRGLENLPLKLNSR, from the coding sequence ATGGTTGACGTGTCACCCGTCGTGCTTGGGGACGACTTCATTCAGGACCGGCACGCCCTGTACCGGCAGCTACGACGGGAGACACCGGTACGGCAGGCGATCATGCCGGACGGGCTGCGGGTATGGCTGGTCACCCGGTACGAGGACGCCCGTGTGGCCCTGACCAGCCCGTCGCTGAGCAAGGACTCGCGCCGGGCCACGCCACTGCACGAGCGGCAGCAGGAGGATGAAGGCGGTGGCACGCCGGCCTTCCTGAACGAGGTACTCCAGTCGCACATGCTGAACATGGATCCTCCCCACCACACCCGGCTGCGCAAGCTCGTCACCAAGGCATTCACCCTGCGCCGGATCGAACGGCTGCGACCACGGGTCGAGCAGATCGCGCAACACCTGCTCGAAGGGCTCGACGGGCAGGACGAGGTCGAACTGCTCGAGGACTACGCGTTTCCGCTTTCGATCAACGTGGCCGGTGAGCTGTTCGGAGTGCCCGAGGACGAGCGTTCCTACTTCCGCGGGATCTCGAAGGACATCGCGTTCGGGACTCCGGAGGAGCAGGGTGCCGGGGCGAGTGCCATGGCCGACTACCTGCGCGGCCTGGTGGCACGGAAACGGGAAGACCCCGCCGACGATCTGGTCACCGGACTCGTGCAGGCGCGCGACGAGGACGACCGGTTGAACGAGACCGAGCTGGTGGCCATGGTGTTCCTCGTGCTCAGCGCCGGATTCGAATCGACAGGGAACCAGATCGGCAACGGTGTGTTCGCGTTGCTCACCAATCCCGACCAGCTCGCCGCGCTGCGCGCCGAGCCCGAGTTGCCGGGTGGCGCGATCGAGGAACTCCTGCGCTACGACGGTGCCGCGGGCACCACCACGCTGCGGTTCACCACCGAGCCGGTGAAACTGGGTGACGTGGAGGTCCCCGAAGGCGAGTTCGTGCTGATCCCGCTGGGCGCGCCCAATCACGACGAGACGCGGTTCCCGGATGCCGGTCGGCTGAACATCAGCCGGGATGCCAGCGGGCATCTCGCGTTCGGGCACGGCGTGCACCACTGCCTCGGTGCGCCACTGGCCCGGCTGGAAACCCGGGTCGCCATCGAGCGGCTGCTGGAGCGGTTCCCCGAACTGACCCTCGCCGTCCCCGCGGAGGAGGTTCGATACCGGGACAACATCCTCTTCCGCGGCCTGGAAAACCTGCCACTGAAACTGAACTCGCGCTGA
- a CDS encoding ABC transporter substrate-binding protein — protein sequence MGRESIRWGGGLLALVLATTACGGDATSGDGDQPRQGGVLTFATDADPACIDPHQSPTAASQLITRGVVDSLVAQDPETLEIKPWLAESWTVSPDAKRFTFDLRDDVTFSDGERFDAAAVKENFDRIVDPATKSLLAAGFLTGYAGTTVVDPHTVTVAFDQPNAPFLQAASTAFLGMESPATFTSGQQELCQKVIGSGPFVVDDYVRQQKIELARRPDYQWAPPDREHTGAAYLDRVVITVVPENGVRLGSLRTGQVDAMANVPPREADSLTGDLRLLTKEQPGIAYSLVLNARKEPWADVTLRRAFAKSVDTEQIVSTVYQGKYPRATSVLTPATPGYTNVLERGQFDRAAAEELFDQAGWAKGPDGVRAKDGEPLTVEWTYISPAREQRDVLAQLVQQQLREVGVQIRLNPLPIGDVVSKQAKGETELSDISFVRADGDVLRTTLYSPRGGVPASVDPELPGLLSAATATIDPERRAATYERAQRRIVEQSTAVPVYNPTYLLGTSKAVHDITFDPQGLPAFHDAWVAR from the coding sequence ATGGGTAGAGAGTCGATTCGCTGGGGTGGTGGTCTGCTGGCTCTCGTACTCGCCACCACGGCCTGCGGTGGCGACGCGACATCGGGCGACGGCGACCAGCCGCGCCAGGGCGGCGTGCTCACGTTCGCCACCGACGCCGACCCGGCCTGCATCGATCCGCACCAGTCGCCGACCGCGGCCTCGCAGCTGATCACCAGGGGGGTGGTGGACTCGCTGGTCGCCCAGGACCCGGAGACCCTGGAGATCAAGCCGTGGCTGGCCGAGTCGTGGACGGTCTCCCCGGACGCCAAGCGTTTCACCTTCGACCTCCGCGACGACGTCACCTTCAGCGACGGCGAGAGGTTCGACGCCGCGGCGGTCAAGGAGAACTTCGACCGGATCGTTGATCCGGCGACGAAATCGTTGCTGGCCGCCGGTTTCCTCACCGGCTACGCGGGAACGACCGTGGTGGACCCGCACACCGTCACGGTTGCGTTCGATCAACCGAACGCGCCCTTCCTGCAGGCGGCGAGCACCGCGTTCCTCGGCATGGAATCGCCCGCGACCTTCACCTCCGGCCAGCAGGAGCTGTGCCAGAAGGTGATCGGCAGCGGGCCGTTCGTGGTCGACGACTACGTGCGCCAGCAGAAGATCGAACTGGCACGGCGCCCCGACTACCAGTGGGCGCCGCCGGACCGGGAGCACACCGGCGCCGCCTACCTGGACAGGGTGGTCATCACGGTGGTCCCGGAGAATGGTGTGCGGCTGGGCAGCCTGCGCACCGGCCAGGTCGACGCGATGGCGAACGTGCCCCCGCGCGAGGCGGACTCGCTCACCGGTGACCTCCGGCTGCTGACCAAGGAGCAGCCCGGGATCGCCTACTCCCTGGTGCTCAACGCCCGCAAGGAGCCGTGGGCCGACGTGACGCTGCGGCGGGCGTTCGCGAAGTCGGTCGACACCGAGCAGATCGTGTCCACGGTGTACCAGGGCAAATACCCGCGGGCGACGAGCGTTCTCACCCCGGCCACTCCCGGGTACACGAACGTGCTGGAGCGCGGCCAGTTCGACCGCGCGGCCGCGGAGGAACTCTTCGACCAGGCCGGCTGGGCGAAGGGTCCGGATGGCGTGCGGGCCAAGGACGGCGAGCCACTGACCGTCGAGTGGACCTACATCTCGCCCGCCCGCGAGCAGCGGGACGTGCTCGCCCAACTCGTGCAGCAGCAGCTCAGGGAGGTCGGTGTGCAGATCAGGCTGAACCCGCTGCCGATCGGGGACGTGGTGAGCAAGCAGGCGAAGGGCGAGACCGAGCTCAGCGACATCAGCTTCGTCCGCGCGGACGGCGACGTGCTGCGCACCACGCTGTACTCGCCGCGGGGCGGAGTGCCCGCGTCGGTCGATCCGGAGCTGCCCGGCCTGCTGTCCGCCGCGACCGCCACCATCGACCCGGAGCGGCGTGCGGCCACCTACGAGCGGGCACAGCGCCGGATAGTCGAGCAGTCCACGGCGGTGCCGGTCTACAACCCGACCTACCTGCTCGGCACCAGCAAGGCGGTGCACGACATCACGTTCGACCCGCAGGGCCTGCCGGCGTTCCACGACGCATGGGTGGCTCGCTGA
- a CDS encoding LUD domain-containing protein, producing MTTPTPVADEKFARPATDEAIDRAAGALRGRGITVDVVDTVPGARQRVNELLPPGKAVFTAASETLRLSGITEDVDESGRFVSLREQLPPGDIEQFRLRGTTPDVIVGSVHAVTEGGELLAASASGSQLAPYAAGAAQVLWVIGAQKVVPDLDTALRRIRTYSFPKEHARCLEAYGQPSVLSKILIIEREIFPGRATAVLVREPIGF from the coding sequence GTGACCACCCCAACCCCGGTTGCCGACGAGAAGTTCGCGAGACCCGCGACCGACGAGGCGATCGATCGAGCCGCGGGCGCGTTGCGCGGGCGCGGCATCACCGTCGATGTCGTCGACACCGTGCCCGGTGCGCGGCAGCGGGTGAACGAGTTGCTACCGCCCGGCAAGGCTGTGTTCACCGCGGCCAGTGAGACGCTGCGCCTTTCCGGGATCACCGAGGACGTCGACGAGTCCGGGCGGTTCGTCTCGCTGCGTGAGCAGTTGCCGCCTGGCGACATCGAGCAGTTCCGCCTGCGTGGCACCACGCCGGACGTGATCGTGGGCAGCGTGCACGCGGTGACCGAGGGAGGCGAGCTGCTGGCGGCGTCGGCGAGCGGCAGCCAGTTGGCCCCGTACGCGGCGGGCGCGGCCCAGGTACTGTGGGTCATCGGTGCGCAGAAGGTGGTGCCGGACCTGGACACCGCGCTGCGTCGGATCCGTACCTACTCCTTCCCCAAGGAGCACGCGCGCTGCCTCGAGGCATACGGGCAGCCGAGCGTTCTTTCCAAGATCCTGATCATCGAACGCGAGATCTTTCCCGGCCGTGCCACGGCCGTCCTCGTGCGCGAACCGATCGGGTTCTGA
- a CDS encoding dipeptide ABC transporter ATP-binding protein, which yields MSPLLSVRELRVSYHGPAAPVRALDGVDLTVGGGQTVAVVGESGAGKSTLALGLLGLLPPAARTLGGEIRLGGRELLALDDRELRAVRGREIAFIPQDPGTALNPVVPVGVQVAEALRIHRLADRAAARSAAADLLDTAGLPAGRATNYPHELSGGMRQRVLIAIALAGRPKVIVADEPTSALDVVVQARLLDHLAELTAESGTSVVLITHDLGIAAERAEHIVVMYRGRSVESGPAESLLARPRHSHTRLLVESAPSLNSARLTAATPPVAVPRQPLLTVSGLAKTFAGPGWRGRHRRTAVAGVDFTVDRGETLALVGESGAGKSTVARLLVRLEEPTAGGMRFDGAEVAELRGAALRRFRRRVQLIFQDPFACLNPRFTVAELLDEPLRAFKLGDRAARWDRVREVAGQVALSPALLGRRPGELSGGQCQRVAIARAIAVQPDLLVCDEPASSLDTSVQAQLLRLLVRLQAELGLSYVFITHDLAVVRQIADRVAVLRNGRIVESGPVDEVFVTPADPYTRELLSAVPRKRRTTTGVHDRTEFERERERR from the coding sequence ATGAGTCCACTGCTGTCGGTCCGCGAGCTGCGGGTCTCCTACCACGGTCCCGCGGCGCCGGTGCGCGCGCTGGACGGCGTCGACCTCACCGTGGGCGGTGGGCAGACGGTGGCGGTCGTCGGCGAGTCCGGTGCCGGGAAGAGCACCCTCGCGCTCGGGCTGCTCGGCCTGCTGCCCCCGGCGGCACGTACGCTCGGCGGGGAGATCCGGCTGGGCGGCAGGGAACTGCTCGCGCTGGATGACCGCGAGCTGCGCGCGGTGCGCGGCCGGGAGATCGCGTTCATCCCGCAGGATCCCGGGACCGCGCTGAACCCGGTCGTGCCGGTCGGTGTGCAGGTCGCCGAGGCGTTGCGTATCCACCGGCTCGCCGACCGCGCCGCGGCGCGGTCGGCCGCGGCTGACCTGCTGGACACCGCGGGTCTGCCCGCCGGGAGGGCGACGAACTATCCACACGAGCTCTCCGGCGGGATGCGCCAGCGTGTGCTGATCGCGATCGCGCTGGCCGGGCGGCCCAAGGTGATCGTGGCGGACGAACCCACCAGCGCGCTGGACGTCGTCGTGCAGGCGCGCCTCCTGGACCACCTCGCGGAACTGACCGCCGAATCCGGCACCTCGGTCGTGCTGATCACGCACGACCTGGGCATCGCGGCCGAACGCGCCGAGCACATCGTGGTGATGTATCGCGGCCGTAGCGTGGAGTCCGGGCCGGCCGAGTCGTTACTGGCGCGGCCCCGACACTCGCATACCCGCCTGCTGGTCGAATCGGCGCCCAGCCTGAACTCGGCTCGGTTGACGGCCGCGACGCCCCCGGTGGCGGTACCCCGGCAGCCGTTGCTGACGGTGTCCGGCCTGGCCAAGACGTTCGCCGGTCCCGGTTGGCGAGGACGTCACCGCAGGACGGCCGTGGCCGGTGTCGACTTCACCGTCGACCGGGGGGAAACGCTGGCGTTGGTGGGTGAGTCCGGGGCGGGCAAGTCGACCGTGGCCCGGCTGCTGGTACGCCTCGAGGAGCCCACCGCGGGGGGGATGAGGTTCGACGGCGCCGAGGTCGCCGAGCTGAGAGGCGCGGCCTTGCGCCGGTTCCGCCGCCGCGTACAGCTGATCTTCCAGGACCCGTTCGCCTGCCTGAACCCGAGATTCACCGTCGCCGAACTGCTCGACGAACCGCTGCGGGCCTTCAAGCTGGGCGACCGTGCGGCCCGGTGGGATCGCGTGCGCGAGGTCGCCGGCCAGGTGGCGCTGTCCCCGGCGCTGCTCGGTCGCCGCCCCGGCGAGCTCTCCGGCGGCCAGTGCCAGCGTGTCGCGATCGCACGGGCCATCGCCGTGCAACCGGACCTGCTGGTGTGCGACGAGCCCGCGTCCTCACTGGACACTTCGGTGCAGGCGCAACTGTTGCGACTGCTTGTCCGCCTCCAGGCGGAACTGGGCTTGAGCTACGTCTTCATCACACACGACCTCGCGGTGGTGCGCCAGATCGCCGACCGGGTGGCGGTGCTACGCAACGGACGTATTGTCGAATCGGGTCCGGTGGACGAGGTGTTCGTCACCCCGGCCGATCCGTACACCCGGGAGTTGCTGTCCGCCGTGCCCCGCAAGCGTCGCACCACCACCGGCGTCCATGACCGAACCGAGTTCGAGAGGGAGAGGGAACGCAGATGA